In the genome of Hymenobacter cellulosivorans, one region contains:
- a CDS encoding NUDIX hydrolase has translation MHTIDKVAWLHLHQGRVLSTRSRGKDRYYFPGGKREAGETDAQTLIREIQEELTVELEPGSLRFLGTFEAQAHGHAAGVLVRMLCYAAEYSGTLQPAAEIEEVTWLTYQDRPRVSAVDQLIFDWLREQGQLAE, from the coding sequence ATGCATACCATCGACAAAGTAGCTTGGCTGCACCTGCACCAGGGCCGAGTGCTAAGCACCCGCAGCCGGGGCAAGGACCGCTACTATTTCCCCGGCGGCAAGCGCGAAGCCGGCGAAACCGATGCCCAAACCCTGATTCGGGAAATCCAGGAGGAGCTGACGGTGGAATTGGAGCCGGGCAGCCTGCGCTTTCTGGGCACCTTCGAAGCCCAGGCCCACGGCCACGCCGCCGGGGTGCTGGTGCGCATGCTCTGCTACGCAGCCGAGTATAGCGGCACATTGCAGCCTGCCGCTGAGATTGAGGAAGTAACGTGGCTTACTTACCAGGACCGCCCCCGCGTGTCGGCTGTCGACCAGCTGATATTCGACTGGCTGCGCGAGCAAGGCCAACTGGCTGAGTAG
- the namA gene encoding NADPH dehydrogenase NamA: MASLFTPLTIRGLTIKNRITVSPMCMYSSRDGFVNDWHLVHLGSRAVGGAGLIITEATAVSPEGRITPDDLGIWSDEHLPGLKRITSFLAEHGAVAGIQLAHAGRKASTYTSWKGSGVVPEVEGGWQTVAPSAVPFHAGQPEPAALDQAGIDKVIADFRVATLRALAAGFQVVELHAAHGYLLHEFLSPLSNARTDSYGGSFENRCRLLLQIVDVTRAEWPAEYPLFVRISATDWTEGGWTTEDSIALARLLKERGVDLIDCSTGGNVPTAAIPVGPGYQVEFAERVRKEADILTGAVGIITTAQQAESIVASGQADLVLLAREMLRDPNFPLHAAQELGVDVEWPVQYARAKRHK; the protein is encoded by the coding sequence ATGGCCAGCCTGTTTACGCCGCTCACCATTCGCGGCCTCACCATTAAAAACCGCATTACCGTCTCGCCGATGTGCATGTACAGCAGCCGCGACGGATTTGTCAATGATTGGCATCTGGTGCACCTGGGTAGCCGGGCCGTAGGCGGCGCGGGCCTGATTATCACTGAGGCCACAGCCGTGTCGCCGGAAGGCCGCATCACCCCCGACGACCTGGGCATCTGGAGCGACGAGCATTTGCCCGGGTTGAAGCGCATCACTTCTTTTTTGGCCGAGCATGGGGCCGTGGCTGGAATTCAGCTGGCCCACGCCGGCCGCAAAGCCAGCACCTACACTTCCTGGAAGGGTAGCGGCGTGGTGCCCGAAGTCGAAGGCGGCTGGCAAACCGTAGCGCCCAGCGCCGTGCCGTTTCATGCCGGTCAGCCCGAACCTGCGGCCCTCGACCAGGCCGGAATTGATAAAGTAATTGCCGACTTTCGGGTTGCTACGCTGCGGGCTTTGGCGGCAGGCTTCCAGGTGGTTGAGCTGCACGCCGCCCACGGTTACCTGCTCCACGAGTTTCTTTCGCCCTTGAGCAACGCCCGCACCGACAGCTACGGCGGCTCTTTCGAAAACCGCTGCCGGTTGCTGCTCCAAATCGTGGACGTGACCCGCGCCGAGTGGCCGGCCGAGTACCCGCTCTTCGTGCGCATCTCGGCCACTGACTGGACCGAGGGTGGCTGGACCACCGAAGATTCCATTGCCCTGGCGCGGCTGCTCAAGGAGCGGGGTGTAGATTTGATTGACTGCTCAACCGGCGGCAACGTGCCTACCGCGGCTATTCCGGTGGGCCCCGGCTACCAGGTCGAGTTTGCCGAGCGGGTTCGGAAAGAGGCCGACATCCTAACCGGGGCCGTAGGCATCATCACCACTGCCCAGCAGGCCGAAAGCATCGTGGCCAGCGGGCAGGCCGACCTTGTGCTGCTGGCCCGCGAGATGCTCCGCGACCCGAACTTCCCGCTGCACGCCGCCCAGGAACTGGGTGTGGATGTGGAGTGGCCTGTGCAATATGCCCGCGCCAAACGCCATAAGTAG
- a CDS encoding pentapeptide repeat-containing protein, whose translation MKQRRAKPAGRPTVFPAENRFERWDARALAAHPEPEFEQCHFIGCDFSGAQLGQFRFADCLFERCNLSSAAMAGASLQNVAFTDCKLSGVQFAACRDFLFEVQFQGCQLHYASFFGKKLRNTRFVNCSLTDADFTSADLTDAAFQDCTLRGAVFRSTQLVGADFTTASEFSIDPDGNTLTKARFTLTGLLGLVDKYGVIVE comes from the coding sequence ATGAAGCAGCGTCGAGCCAAGCCGGCCGGTCGGCCTACCGTATTTCCCGCCGAAAACCGCTTTGAGCGCTGGGATGCCCGTGCCCTGGCTGCTCACCCCGAGCCTGAGTTTGAGCAGTGCCACTTCATCGGCTGCGACTTTTCGGGGGCTCAGCTCGGCCAGTTCCGGTTTGCCGACTGCCTCTTTGAGCGGTGCAACTTGTCGTCGGCGGCTATGGCCGGGGCCAGCCTGCAGAATGTAGCCTTCACCGACTGCAAGCTCTCGGGCGTGCAGTTTGCCGCCTGCCGCGACTTCCTGTTCGAGGTGCAGTTCCAGGGCTGCCAGCTGCATTACGCCTCCTTTTTTGGCAAGAAGCTGCGCAACACCCGGTTTGTGAACTGCTCCCTGACCGATGCCGACTTTACCAGCGCCGACCTCACCGACGCCGCGTTTCAGGACTGCACCCTACGCGGCGCGGTATTCCGTAGCACCCAGCTCGTCGGGGCCGACTTTACCACGGCCTCCGAGTTCAGCATCGACCCTGACGGCAACACCCTGACCAAGGCCCGCTTCACCCTAACCGGCCTGCTGGGTTTGGTCGATAAGTACGGCGTAATCGTGGAGTAA
- a CDS encoding serine hydrolase domain-containing protein — protein sequence MKKLLALLLGLLAFPALAQTGASTPQLAHCDAAIEQFMKRWKIPGASVAISRQGKLVYSRAFGYADLSRTEPMRPSHLLRIASVSKPVTATAIMKLVEEGRIDLQHKAFGPEGYLQSAYYTSVIQDERIYDITVQQLLEHSAGWNRNNGVDGYNTSDPIDFPLHVADALSVPNPVGDSTMVRFLLSKGLDFKPGARYAYSNVGYLVLGKILEQVTREPYEAWVQQHILAPAGIHEAHLGHNLLAHKTEREAEYFSKEHRASCYGTGKDVQAAYGSWNIEAMNAHGGWLFTARDLVRFLLATDGNPAQPDVLAPATIAQMMEPSDNNRHYGKGWMVSKKVNWHTGSLDGTASCVAQTADGYTWAILLNSRANPNRFWNDLEKLGWECVEGATEWPTQDFFPPDQNATALRGAATQPTTAALRWTNGNGSRRLVVVREGSPVETLPHDGTSYAADAAFGHGSALGKGTYVVAAGPDSAVTIRNLVPNKTYYARVVEYFQNDTTGQQAMYALDGNPSWQFHTPAAPSLLAKLSRTSGKKTSPASRSTKTTTASKAAGKKPLPGAKPTTNDAAGSQLSKQQSKGWSWLKWFARA from the coding sequence GTGAAGAAATTACTGGCCCTGTTGCTGGGGCTGCTAGCTTTTCCTGCGCTAGCGCAAACGGGGGCCTCCACGCCGCAGCTGGCCCACTGCGACGCCGCCATTGAGCAGTTTATGAAGCGCTGGAAGATTCCGGGTGCTTCCGTGGCCATCAGCCGGCAGGGCAAGCTGGTATATAGCCGGGCCTTTGGCTACGCCGACCTGTCCCGCACCGAGCCCATGCGCCCTTCCCACCTACTACGGATAGCCAGCGTATCGAAGCCCGTAACCGCTACGGCCATCATGAAGCTGGTGGAAGAAGGCCGGATTGATTTGCAGCACAAGGCATTTGGACCCGAAGGCTATTTGCAGTCGGCGTACTACACCAGCGTAATTCAGGACGAGCGAATTTACGACATTACGGTGCAGCAACTGCTGGAACACAGCGCCGGCTGGAACCGCAACAACGGCGTGGACGGCTACAACACCTCCGACCCGATTGACTTTCCGCTGCACGTGGCCGACGCGCTGAGCGTGCCCAACCCGGTGGGCGACTCGACCATGGTGCGCTTTCTGCTCAGCAAGGGCCTCGACTTCAAGCCCGGAGCCCGCTACGCCTATTCCAATGTGGGCTACCTCGTGCTGGGCAAGATTCTGGAGCAGGTGACCCGGGAGCCGTACGAAGCCTGGGTGCAGCAGCACATTCTGGCTCCGGCCGGCATTCACGAGGCGCATTTGGGCCATAACCTGCTGGCTCATAAAACTGAGCGGGAAGCCGAGTACTTCAGCAAGGAGCACCGCGCTTCCTGCTACGGTACCGGCAAGGACGTGCAGGCCGCCTACGGCAGCTGGAACATTGAGGCCATGAATGCCCACGGTGGCTGGCTGTTTACGGCCCGGGACCTGGTGCGCTTCCTGCTGGCTACCGACGGCAACCCGGCCCAGCCCGACGTGCTGGCGCCTGCCACCATTGCCCAGATGATGGAGCCCTCCGACAACAACCGCCACTACGGCAAGGGCTGGATGGTCAGCAAGAAAGTGAACTGGCACACCGGTAGCCTCGACGGCACGGCCAGCTGCGTGGCTCAAACGGCCGATGGCTATACCTGGGCCATTTTGCTCAACAGCCGCGCCAACCCCAACCGGTTCTGGAACGACCTGGAAAAGCTGGGCTGGGAGTGTGTGGAAGGCGCTACCGAGTGGCCCACGCAAGACTTTTTCCCGCCCGACCAGAACGCCACCGCCCTACGCGGCGCAGCCACTCAGCCCACCACGGCCGCCCTGCGCTGGACCAATGGCAACGGCAGCCGCCGCCTGGTGGTAGTGCGGGAAGGCAGCCCGGTGGAAACCCTGCCCCACGACGGCACCAGCTATGCCGCCGACGCGGCCTTCGGCCACGGCTCGGCCCTGGGCAAGGGCACCTACGTGGTAGCCGCCGGCCCCGACAGCGCCGTGACTATCCGGAACCTGGTGCCCAACAAGACATACTATGCCCGGGTCGTAGAGTACTTCCAGAACGACACGACCGGCCAGCAGGCCATGTACGCCCTGGACGGCAACCCGAGCTGGCAGTTTCATACACCGGCCGCTCCGTCGTTGCTTGCCAAGCTCAGCCGGACTTCCGGCAAAAAGACCAGCCCCGCCAGCCGCTCAACTAAGACCACCACGGCCAGCAAAGCTGCCGGCAAAAAGCCGCTGCCGGGCGCTAAGCCCACCACTAATGATGCGGCCGGTTCTCAGCTCAGCAAGCAGCAATCCAAGGGCTGGAGCTGGCTGAAATGGTTTGCCCGGGCCTAA
- a CDS encoding Gfo/Idh/MocA family oxidoreductase, giving the protein MTQIRTGLLAYGMSGKVFHAPFVATHPGFELAAVTERSRKEVQQQYPGVTSYDSVEALLADDSLELVVVNTPSNTHAELSRQALLAGKHVLLEKPVATSPEEVRELWALARQQGKHLLAYQNRRWDSDFQQVRQVIESGQLGRLVEVTFRYDRFKTTLNPKPFKETPLPGSGLVYDLGPHLLDQVISLFGQPLKTRKTTGRFRTGTQVDDYFFIQLLYAGFTVTVASGLLIADPLPAFVVHGTQGSFRKNRSDVQEAQLLAGLSPLAPEYGLEPADQAGTLTIAGGNDVKTTTVLPAAKGDYTGLFEAVYQTIRHDAPYPIREEQLLWQNEILAQTDDLWTV; this is encoded by the coding sequence ATGACACAGATTCGCACGGGCCTGCTGGCCTACGGTATGTCGGGCAAGGTTTTTCATGCCCCCTTTGTAGCCACCCACCCCGGCTTCGAGCTGGCCGCCGTTACCGAGCGGAGCCGCAAGGAGGTTCAGCAGCAGTACCCCGGCGTGACCAGCTACGACAGCGTGGAAGCCCTGCTGGCCGACGACAGCCTAGAACTGGTAGTGGTAAATACGCCCAGCAACACCCACGCTGAGCTGAGCCGGCAGGCGTTGCTGGCCGGCAAACACGTGCTGCTGGAAAAGCCCGTGGCTACCTCGCCCGAGGAAGTGCGGGAACTGTGGGCCCTGGCCCGGCAGCAAGGCAAGCACCTGCTGGCCTACCAGAACCGCCGCTGGGACAGTGACTTCCAGCAGGTCAGGCAGGTTATCGAAAGCGGGCAGCTAGGCCGTTTGGTCGAAGTAACGTTCCGCTACGACCGGTTCAAGACTACGCTGAATCCCAAGCCGTTCAAGGAAACGCCCCTACCCGGCAGCGGCTTGGTATATGACCTGGGGCCTCACCTGCTCGACCAAGTCATCAGCTTGTTTGGGCAGCCCCTGAAAACGCGCAAAACCACCGGCCGCTTCCGCACCGGAACCCAGGTCGACGACTATTTCTTCATTCAGCTGCTGTACGCGGGCTTTACGGTCACGGTGGCCTCCGGGCTGCTTATTGCCGACCCGCTGCCGGCCTTCGTGGTACATGGCACCCAGGGCAGCTTCCGCAAAAACCGCAGCGACGTGCAGGAGGCCCAACTGCTGGCCGGCCTCTCGCCCTTGGCTCCTGAGTACGGCCTGGAGCCCGCCGACCAGGCTGGCACCCTAACCATTGCCGGCGGCAACGACGTGAAAACCACTACAGTACTTCCCGCGGCCAAAGGCGACTATACAGGCTTGTTCGAAGCCGTCTATCAGACCATCCGCCACGATGCCCCCTACCCCATCCGGGAAGAGCAGCTGCTGTGGCAAAATGAAATTCTGGCCCAAACCGACGACCTCTGGACAGTATAA
- a CDS encoding PPK2 family polyphosphate kinase, protein MPDSAPFDLLTVASRAPHHIHKEAAQQETEQIRQELIELQDRLYAENRRSVLVILQGMDASGKDGLIRKVFSGLNPQGVRVHSFKEPTTEELAHDFLWRVHQQAPRHGMIQVFNRSHYEDVLITRVEKLITTEEARRRFTAINAFEKLLQQAGTTVLKFYLHVSEEEQRERLQERINDPAKQWKYEAGDEAKALKWPLYRAVYEDVFRHCNPESCPWHLVPADQNWYKAYVVAKALRDALQELNPQYPASKLDRPRQV, encoded by the coding sequence ATGCCAGATTCCGCCCCTTTCGACCTGCTTACAGTGGCCAGCAGAGCGCCGCACCACATTCATAAGGAGGCTGCCCAGCAGGAAACGGAGCAGATCCGCCAGGAGCTAATAGAGCTTCAGGACCGTCTCTACGCCGAAAACCGCCGTAGCGTACTCGTCATTCTGCAGGGCATGGACGCCAGCGGCAAAGATGGATTGATTCGGAAGGTGTTCAGCGGACTCAATCCGCAGGGCGTGCGGGTCCACTCTTTCAAGGAGCCAACCACCGAGGAGCTGGCCCACGACTTTCTGTGGCGGGTACATCAGCAGGCGCCGCGCCACGGCATGATTCAGGTGTTCAACCGCTCCCACTACGAGGACGTGCTTATTACCCGGGTCGAGAAGCTGATAACCACCGAGGAGGCCCGGCGGCGTTTTACGGCCATCAATGCCTTCGAGAAACTCTTGCAACAGGCCGGTACTACGGTGCTGAAGTTCTACCTGCACGTATCGGAAGAGGAACAGCGCGAGCGGCTGCAGGAGCGCATCAACGACCCAGCCAAGCAGTGGAAGTACGAAGCCGGCGACGAGGCCAAAGCCCTGAAGTGGCCGCTATACCGGGCCGTGTACGAAGACGTGTTCCGGCACTGTAACCCCGAAAGCTGCCCCTGGCACCTGGTACCCGCCGACCAGAACTGGTACAAAGCCTACGTGGTGGCTAAAGCCCTACGTGACGCTCTGCAAGAACTGAACCCGCAATATCCCGCCAGCAAGCTGGACCGGCCCAGACAGGTATAA
- a CDS encoding Hsp20/alpha crystallin family protein: MNLISKEFIRNIAPQLDLLNTLGGGTAQAVVRVDKREQGVVIRVAVPAVSPENFHVVLDNTRLTVYCEYRHTPEDQIAAPLFAQTLDLPANLDLSRIDAVHKGGELQVRIPFKDAAAQKREIEIKQR; encoded by the coding sequence ATGAATCTGATTAGCAAAGAGTTTATTCGCAACATCGCCCCCCAGCTCGACCTGCTCAATACACTGGGTGGCGGCACGGCCCAGGCGGTAGTGCGCGTGGATAAGCGCGAGCAGGGCGTGGTGATTCGGGTAGCCGTTCCGGCCGTAAGCCCCGAAAACTTCCACGTTGTGCTCGACAACACCCGTCTGACGGTATACTGCGAGTATCGTCATACCCCCGAGGACCAGATTGCAGCTCCCTTGTTTGCCCAAACCTTGGACCTGCCTGCCAACCTCGACCTGAGCCGCATCGACGCTGTGCACAAAGGCGGCGAACTGCAGGTGCGCATACCTTTTAAGGATGCCGCCGCTCAGAAGCGTGAAATCGAAATCAAGCAGCGCTAG
- a CDS encoding VF530 family protein: MSQPNPHDVRDESGHLIRELHGVTLAQILEYLVAHYGWPGLDERIRVNCFAVNPSIKSSLTFLRRTPWARAKVEDLYVRARTAEILGRQLP; encoded by the coding sequence ATGTCCCAGCCCAATCCCCACGATGTTCGCGACGAATCCGGCCACCTTATTCGGGAGCTGCACGGCGTCACGCTGGCCCAGATTCTGGAGTATTTGGTGGCCCATTACGGCTGGCCCGGCCTCGACGAGCGAATTCGGGTCAACTGCTTCGCCGTCAATCCTTCCATCAAGTCCAGCCTGACGTTTCTGCGCCGCACACCCTGGGCCCGGGCTAAGGTAGAAGATCTGTATGTACGAGCCCGAACGGCCGAAATCCTGGGCCGGCAGCTGCCTTAG
- a CDS encoding glycoside hydrolase family 25 protein, producing the protein MNKSSRPVSRRRASPWRRYLGLAMLALGIVGLAGYLRYQRQIHRYARRTYASFTFDSLTGREKTPLLSGYSIHGIDVSSYQGKIDWKTVAEHNVRFAFIKASEGVTLRDSRFPRNWKQARAAGIYRGAYHYFQPNYDGAKQANLFTRTVPLSPGDLPPVLDVEAPEFHDVAVMRRGVGTWLRLVERHYGVKPILYSNYSFYKRHLAGHFDDYPLWLAHYEVESPKLPRDKWIIWQHSDEAYIPGIRGTVDFNVFQGNFENLLALRIPAARPARADKSH; encoded by the coding sequence ATGAATAAATCCTCCCGACCTGTTTCGCGCCGCCGCGCCTCTCCCTGGCGCCGCTACCTAGGCTTGGCCATGCTGGCCTTGGGAATTGTGGGATTAGCTGGCTACCTGCGCTACCAGCGCCAGATTCACCGCTACGCCCGCCGAACCTACGCCAGCTTTACCTTCGACAGCCTCACCGGCCGCGAGAAAACCCCACTGCTGAGCGGCTACTCCATCCACGGCATCGACGTATCGTCTTACCAGGGCAAGATTGACTGGAAAACCGTGGCCGAGCACAACGTGCGCTTCGCCTTTATCAAAGCCAGTGAAGGCGTGACCCTGCGCGACTCCCGTTTCCCACGCAACTGGAAACAGGCACGAGCCGCGGGTATCTACCGCGGTGCCTACCACTACTTTCAGCCCAACTACGACGGAGCCAAGCAAGCCAACCTGTTTACCCGCACCGTGCCCCTCTCCCCCGGCGACCTGCCCCCGGTACTCGACGTGGAGGCACCTGAGTTTCACGATGTGGCCGTGATGCGGCGGGGCGTAGGCACCTGGCTGCGGCTGGTAGAGCGCCATTACGGGGTCAAGCCGATTCTGTATTCCAACTACAGCTTTTACAAACGCCACCTGGCCGGGCACTTCGACGATTACCCACTCTGGCTGGCGCATTACGAAGTAGAAAGCCCTAAGCTACCCCGCGACAAGTGGATTATCTGGCAGCACAGCGACGAAGCCTATATTCCCGGCATCCGCGGCACGGTCGACTTCAACGTGTTTCAGGGCAACTTCGAGAACCTGCTGGCTCTGCGCATTCCGGCGGCCCGCCCGGCGCGGGCCGACAAATCTCACTAA
- a CDS encoding septal ring lytic transglycosylase RlpA family protein, whose product MTTALFRPGAVLLLTFSLLLSSCGGGSKNAFTQSGGASYYADKFNGRKTASGTTYRANKRTAAHNTLPFGTVVRVTNPRNHRSVKVTITDRGPHAKGRVIDLSRKAARKIGIVEAGVAPVQLKVVRAAGRR is encoded by the coding sequence ATGACTACTGCTCTTTTTCGCCCCGGCGCCGTCCTGCTGCTGACCTTTTCCCTGCTGCTCAGCAGCTGCGGTGGCGGCAGCAAAAATGCCTTTACCCAATCGGGGGGAGCCTCGTACTACGCCGACAAGTTCAACGGCCGCAAAACGGCCAGCGGTACCACCTACCGGGCCAACAAGCGCACGGCGGCCCACAATACGCTGCCCTTCGGCACGGTAGTACGGGTGACGAATCCGCGCAACCACCGCTCGGTCAAGGTTACCATCACCGACCGGGGGCCACACGCCAAGGGCCGCGTCATTGACCTTTCGCGCAAGGCGGCCCGTAAAATAGGCATCGTCGAGGCCGGCGTGGCACCTGTGCAGCTCAAAGTAGTGCGGGCCGCCGGCCGACGCTAG
- a CDS encoding DUF6799 domain-containing protein, producing the protein MKLRFSFMLTLGLALTGVAAQAQTKVAPRRAVAPKPKEVVREGVTLKDGVVMQEGKVLVTQQGHTTSLTDATTLTNGTKIMANGTVTKPDGSTVTLQEGDMMSLSGRLTTKAMKAEQDSLMMMAKNGKGKAKVKRKN; encoded by the coding sequence ATGAAGCTTCGTTTCTCATTTATGTTGACGCTCGGTCTGGCCCTGACCGGCGTAGCCGCCCAGGCCCAAACCAAAGTAGCGCCCCGCCGGGCCGTGGCTCCCAAGCCAAAAGAAGTCGTGCGGGAAGGCGTGACGCTGAAGGATGGCGTCGTGATGCAGGAAGGCAAGGTGTTGGTGACCCAGCAGGGTCATACCACGTCCCTGACGGATGCCACGACCCTGACCAACGGCACCAAAATCATGGCCAACGGTACCGTGACCAAGCCCGATGGCAGCACCGTGACCCTGCAGGAAGGCGACATGATGTCGCTCAGCGGCCGCCTCACCACGAAAGCCATGAAAGCCGAGCAGGACAGCCTGATGATGATGGCTAAAAATGGCAAGGGCAAAGCAAAGGTCAAGCGTAAAAACTAG
- a CDS encoding DUF3140 domain-containing protein produces the protein MANQQTSPDIYTEFHKQVNMTAKELEQWLTTEESKSVGQDEGDGESIGHKSGRHILQILAKKKADLTADDEAHMHKVHAYISRHLAQGPHADKEHSRWRYSLMNWGHDPLKK, from the coding sequence ATGGCCAACCAGCAAACGTCCCCGGATATTTACACTGAGTTTCACAAGCAAGTCAATATGACGGCTAAGGAACTAGAGCAGTGGCTTACAACGGAGGAATCCAAATCGGTGGGGCAGGACGAGGGCGACGGGGAAAGCATCGGCCATAAGTCGGGTCGCCATATCCTGCAGATTCTGGCCAAGAAGAAGGCCGACCTCACCGCCGACGACGAAGCCCACATGCACAAGGTTCACGCCTATATTAGCCGCCACCTGGCCCAAGGTCCGCACGCCGACAAAGAACACTCGCGCTGGCGGTATTCCCTCATGAACTGGGGCCACGACCCGCTGAAGAAGTAG